The genomic segment CGTAAACCGTATAGGCCACCACCAGCATAATGACGAGCCAGAAGACGACCATCTTGAGCGAGGCTTCGATCAGCCACTGCGTGTTCTCTTGTTGAAGGATTTGCGAAATGTCCATAAGTCACTAAGCCGGGCTTCGATCACCGTTGCGGGATACTGCTTGAAAGATAAAATTCAAAGCCCCAAAAAGGCTCGCTAAATCACCGACGGTGTAACCGTCTATGTTACTGGTGAAAGTAACTCCTGTTAACTTGCCGAACTTCCATAACTCGCCATCAGTTACTATGCCATACACAGACCGCGCGGCAGCGTTGTTAAGTTTCTGCGCTGCCACTAACTCAGCCAGACATTGCCCCCAGCCTTGCTCGAAGTCATTCTTCTTGGCTTTGACCACCATCACCAGCAGCCATTCCAGGACGGTTTTCCCGAGCGCGGAGCGCGTGGCGATGATGTAATCGGGCGTGCCGCTCAGCTTGTCGTTATAAGCAATGGATTTCTGAATCCAGAACGAATACCGCTCGTGGTAATGCTTGTATACCTCACGCAATATCGGCGTAATCACCAGATCGGTGCGCGACGCCTCAGAGGTATAAACGTCTATGTTCTCACGATTGAACTCAAACTCAGCTTGAAATGAGGCAGGAGGTTCAAGGTCCTGCGCCACAATAAAATTCTCTTCCCGAAACGTAACACCATATTCTTTCTGAACCTGAGCAACGTTTTTATAGTCACTAAAAGCCATCAGCCGTTACTCCTTTGCTGGCTTGGCGACCAACGAACAAACTTACGCCGGGAAAATCATCACCTGCGGCGTCTCTGCCTCCGCCGTTTCGGGCAGCTTGGGCGTCAGCATCTCGGAATAGCGCGTGATCGTGGGGTAACGCTGCTGCAAGCGTGAACCTGCTTTCGCCGTCAGTTCGCCCGTTTCAACGGCAAGGCCGCGATTGATCTGGGCGACTTGCGCTGCCAGCCGGTCTGTCACGTCCGCCGCGTTGATCTTGCTCGCATCCACGCCCGGCAAGGTGATGGCCGTTGCGCCTTCGTTCGCCAGCATGTTGTGTGAGAGACCCGCGCAACCGGGCACCTGCTCGGCAATCTCTTTGAAAACGCTCTTGAGTTGGCCGCCGAAGCCGAAATCCACGCCCAGCAGTTTTGCCACCGAATTGACGACCATCCAATCGGGACGCGCCTGGCCGACGGGCGGGATCACGCGGCGCACGAATTGAACCTGCATGCCGTTGTTGATTTGGGTGCCTTGCGCTTCGGCAAAGCTGGTCACCGGCAACACGACATCGGCCCGTTGCGCCGTCTCGGTCAGGAACATTTCCTGCACGACCAACAGGTCGAGCTTTTCGAGTTGCGCTTTGACCGTCGGGGCTTCGCCATTCGCTTTGGCAATGACGTCTTCGCCTGCGATGTAAAGGGCTTTGATTTCGCCGCCCGCCGCGCTGAGCATCTGTTGCGCGGTCTTGCCGCCTTTGTGCCCGGCGGCCATGCCCATCAGCCCCGCACCCATCGTATTTGCGTAACGCGCCAGCGGCAGGAAAGAGAATTTGCTGGCGGACTTGACCGCTTCCGCGCCGACTTCCAGTGTCGGGCGTTCGACGATGTAAGTGTGCGGGTTGTCGTTGATCGCAGGCTTCGGCGGTGAATTGGTCGAACGCACCTGGCGTTGCAACCCATCAATGTAAGCCGCCTTGGCCGCCGCCGCTGCGTCCGCTGAAACGGCCAGCGTGCTTTCCAGTAAGGCCAGTGCTTCGACCGCCGCGCCACGCAATTCATCGCCGAAAACCACAATGACCTTACCCGCTTCGGCAACAGCTTGGCGCACGGCTTGCACGTCTGCGGCCTGCACGCCCATCGCCTCCGCCGCGCCATCAATCTTTGCTTCGTCCAGTAACGCGGCAACGATGGCGGACTCGCTGCCTTCCCGCACGCGCAACGCCAAATTCGCTTGCCGCTCCAGGCGTGAAGCCATCGAGTTGACGGTGAAGAGGCGCGCCGCCTTTTGCCGCACCGCCCAGCGAATCGAGAAGGCAGTCAGCGGATTCTCTTCATTCGGGTCGGAGCCGACGAGCAACACGACATCGGCGTTTTGCACGTGCTCTTGTGTCGCAATCGGCGGGCAGCCGTAACGGAAGAAGGAGGTCAGATCAAGCTCGTCGTCGTCGTGGTAATACTCGGCGTGCTTTGTTTCCAATACTGCGTCGGCGAATTTGCGCAGCGCGTATTGATCTTCGTTCAGCAAACGCGCCGAACTGATGACGCCGATGGAATCGCCGCCACTGGCCGCTTTCACTTCTTTCAGTTTCTGCGCGACGAAATTCAACGCCTCATCCCAAGTGGTCGGGATCAAGTGCTCGCCGCGCCGGATCATCGGACGTTCAACGCGCTCTTTGCTGTGGACAAAATCAATCGTGTACCGGCCCAGCGAACAGAGGAAGTCGTGATTGATGCCACCCGCCGTGCGCCCCCGGCCATCACGAGCGACGGTGCGAATCAGTTTCTCGCTGCGCGTCCCGGCCAGCATCGAACAGCCGTCCGAACAGAAATTGCACACGGTCGGCACCTGCTTCAAATCCCACGGGCGCGCGACGTATTTGTAGGGCACGTGCAGCAGCGTTCCGGTTGGACAGACGTCCACGCAATTGCCGCAGTCAGAGCATTCGACCCAGCCGCCAAACGCACTGATGATCGTGGCCGAACCGCGATTCAAGACCGTGATGGCATTCTCGTCCATCCACTCCTCGCAGACACGCGTGCAGCGTTTGCAGGTCACGCAGCGTTGCGGGTCGTTGTAAATGAAGGGCGAAATCTGGCGCTCCAAAAAATTCTCTTTGTCAGCGTATTGCGAACGTGTGCGGTCTTCGCCGAAACCGTAGGTCTGATCCTGCAACTCGCACTCGCCCGCGCGGTCACAGACGGGGCAATCCACCGGATGATTCGAGAGCAGGAATTCGATCATCGCCGTGCGCGTCTCTTCGATCTCTTTCGATTCGGTGGTGACGGCCATGCCTTCGGTCACGGGCATGGTGCAGGCGGTTTGGAGTTTCGGAATTTTAGGATTGTCCACGCGCACGACGCACATGCGGCACGAAGCCTGCGGCGTCAACCCGCGATGGTGGCAGAAACGCGGCAGGTACACGCCGTGCATTTCGCAGGCTTCGATCAGCAATTCGCCTTTCGGCGCGGTCACTTCCTGCCCGTTAATAGTGAGCTTGACTGTTTCCATAACAAAATAATTTCAGCTTTACGTTTTGGCGGCGTTCCACCTATGAAGCCATTTAAGGAACTCGTTCGACCTGACTTTGATTTGACGGCGCAGCCGGGTGCAAGGGGCTAAGCGGCGTTGCCCGTATGGACAACAGATAAAGGATAATCAGAAAAACGACCGCTCCAACTGCCGCAAAAATTCGCCAATCACCTTCGAACGACTTTTTCTCTTCATTCGCTTGCCCATCAATCCCGACTATCGCGCCCGTTTCATCGGTCTCAATCCAAATTGTGCCTTCACACTTACCGCAAGTGTTTTGCGTTGTGCCTTCGCCATCCAGCGCATTCGCGCTCACAATCCCGCCGCAACTCGGACAGGCCAGCCGAACCAGCGGTTTGCGGCGTTCAGGCCGGCGTGGCGGTTTCGGCGGTGGCGGCGCATCGTCGTAATCATCATCGGGCTGAGAGGAATGACTATGTCTTGGCATAGCGACCAATCCCTAACTGTCAATTCTGAACTGACAGAAACCAACTGAACCCAATCTGTCGGCGGCCCCCGGCTCACACCATGCTGCGGAACCGCTTTATTTTTTCACGGGCAAAGCCGCTTTTATCTCGACCACTTCAATCCGCCGATTCTTGCGCCGCCCTTCTTCCGTTTCGTTCGTCACCCCGTCTTTGGGCACCGTTGCGCCAAACCCTTTCGCCCGCAATTGCACCGCCGGAATGCCGTGTTTGATCAAAAACTGCCGGACGGTTTCGGCGCGCTGATAGGAAAGCTGTTTGTTATACGCCTCGCTGCCCTGATTATCCGTATGCCCGCGAATCTCGAAAACCGAGGTTGGCGGCGCGCCCTTGAGCGTGTCAGCCAAATCCTGCAAGGCCTGTTGGCTTTCGGCGGTCAATGTGGCCTTATCCGTCTCAAACGTCACCCCGCTGAAACTATCCAACACAATCACCGCCGGAATACTCACCACCGGACGCGGCAGTGCGGGTGTGGGCGTCGGGGTGACTGTCGTGCCGTCCTCTGGCACCGCCGTGGTGCTCGCGGTTTGCGGGCGCGGACGGCAATACAGCGAACTGGCAATCCAACCCAAAAACACCAAGCCCAAAAGGATGGACAGTAACGCCAGGAAGAACCCGCGACCGCCGAGCACAGGCCCGGCCTCTTCGTCCTCGCCCTCTTCATCATAGGCAGTTGCCTGCGGCGCGTCCCCTTCTTCACCAATAAAAATGCCAATGA from the Acidobacteriota bacterium genome contains:
- a CDS encoding molybdopterin-dependent oxidoreductase, whose protein sequence is METVKLTINGQEVTAPKGELLIEACEMHGVYLPRFCHHRGLTPQASCRMCVVRVDNPKIPKLQTACTMPVTEGMAVTTESKEIEETRTAMIEFLLSNHPVDCPVCDRAGECELQDQTYGFGEDRTRSQYADKENFLERQISPFIYNDPQRCVTCKRCTRVCEEWMDENAITVLNRGSATIISAFGGWVECSDCGNCVDVCPTGTLLHVPYKYVARPWDLKQVPTVCNFCSDGCSMLAGTRSEKLIRTVARDGRGRTAGGINHDFLCSLGRYTIDFVHSKERVERPMIRRGEHLIPTTWDEALNFVAQKLKEVKAASGGDSIGVISSARLLNEDQYALRKFADAVLETKHAEYYHDDDELDLTSFFRYGCPPIATQEHVQNADVVLLVGSDPNEENPLTAFSIRWAVRQKAARLFTVNSMASRLERQANLALRVREGSESAIVAALLDEAKIDGAAEAMGVQAADVQAVRQAVAEAGKVIVVFGDELRGAAVEALALLESTLAVSADAAAAAKAAYIDGLQRQVRSTNSPPKPAINDNPHTYIVERPTLEVGAEAVKSASKFSFLPLARYANTMGAGLMGMAAGHKGGKTAQQMLSAAGGEIKALYIAGEDVIAKANGEAPTVKAQLEKLDLLVVQEMFLTETAQRADVVLPVTSFAEAQGTQINNGMQVQFVRRVIPPVGQARPDWMVVNSVAKLLGVDFGFGGQLKSVFKEIAEQVPGCAGLSHNMLANEGATAITLPGVDASKINAADVTDRLAAQVAQINRGLAVETGELTAKAGSRLQQRYPTITRYSEMLTPKLPETAEAETPQVMIFPA
- a CDS encoding OmpA family protein translates to MPANALETAGEVATLCQSCDEYVFVATNERGKVIGIFIGEEGDAPQATAYDEEGEDEEAGPVLGGRGFFLALLSILLGLVFLGWIASSLYCRPRPQTASTTAVPEDGTTVTPTPTPALPRPVVSIPAVIVLDSFSGVTFETDKATLTAESQQALQDLADTLKGAPPTSVFEIRGHTDNQGSEAYNKQLSYQRAETVRQFLIKHGIPAVQLRAKGFGATVPKDGVTNETEEGRRKNRRIEVVEIKAALPVKK